In Juglans regia cultivar Chandler chromosome 13, Walnut 2.0, whole genome shotgun sequence, the following proteins share a genomic window:
- the LOC108989732 gene encoding uncharacterized protein LOC108989732 — protein MLKRCVPLVGFGRYSSNRESSMRKELEGASDDRSSESRGKKEVRGASISLDVRLQAKNIYVRIVHAGGREELYPNAIPASKLMEKYPGMSVARPEVFKSPHDSLLCPEDSLLPGQKYYVVPSSTVQKLKHKLWKKAEVKEHVAVKKETWDWKITIDVGEVGLEERICYAKDFYQSKDTTEKCSKDSKPSTRNRVRGKKPFVPPLPKGKPIRGLGWEPSLTSVSELSP, from the coding sequence ATGCTGAAGAGGTGCGTTCCTTTGGTGGGGTTCGGTCGGTATTCCAGCAATAGAGAAAGCAGTATGAGGAAAGAGTTGGAAGGAGCTTCAGACGACAGATCATCTGAATCTAGAGGGAAGAAAGAAGTGAGAGGAGCTTCCATATCCTTGGACGTGAGATTACAGGCAAAAAATATTTACGTCAGAATAGTTCATGCAGGTGGGCGTGAGGAACTCTATCCAAATGCAATTCCTGCATCTAAGCTGATGGAAAAATATCCCGGGATGTCTGTTGCGCGGCCAGAAGTCTTCAAAAGTCCACACGATTCCCTATTATGTCCGGAAGACAGTCTCTTGCCTGGTCAGAAATACTATGTAGTCCCATCCTCAACTGTGCAGAAACTGAAGCATAAACTCTGGAAGAAGGCCGAGGTAAAAGAACATGTTGCAGTAAAAAAGGAGACTTGGGATTGGAAGATCACCATAGATGTAGGTGAGGTAGGTCTGGAGGAGCGTATTTGTTATGCAAAAGATTTTTATCAATCCAAGGACACGACCGAAAAGTGCTCAAAAGACTCGAAACCTTCAACGAGGAATCGTGTTAGAGGGAAAAAGCCTTTTGTACCTCCACTCCCAAAGGGAAAACCAATCCGAGGATTGGGGTGGGAGCCCAGCCTGACTTCTGTATCGGAGCTCTCTCCCTGA